The genomic region GGCCGAACTCCTCGCGGTCGATCACCGTCGTGGCCGTCGCGCCGGCCTTGTAGTTGCCCCAGGGGTCGGTGCCGAAGCCGCCGAACTCGAGCGTGAAGGTCGCGGGCTTCGAGACGCCGCGGATGGTGAGGTCGCCGTCGACGAGGAACTCGCCGTCCTCGTAGCGGGTGCCGGTCGAGACGAAGGTCATCGACGGGTGGGTCTCGACGTCGAAGAAGTCGCCCGAACGCAGGTGGTTGTCGCGGCCCTCGTCCTTCGTGTCGATGGAGGCGACGTCGACGGTCGCCTCGACCTTGGCCTCGAGGGGGTTCTCGGGGGCGACGATCGTGGCGCTCTTGACGCCGAAGGTGCCGCGCACCTTCGAGATCATCATGTGACGGACGCTGAAGGTGACCTCGCTGTGCGAGGGGTCGAGCACCCAGGTGCCCGCCTTGTAGCCGGGGACGGAGATCGTTGCGGTGTCGGTCATGGGTTTCCTTTACGTGTTCGGCGGCCGCGTGGGACGACCGGGATCACAGCAGGAAAACACCATTCATCTGAATCTATTCCCGAGAATGCGAAAAAAGATGCCGCCCCCCATGGGGACGGCATCCATTCGGTCGCTGCGGCGTCAGCCGACGGCGACGAGGTCGATGACGAAGATGAGGGTCTTGCCGCCGAGGAAGTGGCCGCCGGCGGGACCGTAGGCCAGGTGCGGCGGGATCACCAGCTCGCGGCGCCCGCCGACCTTCATGCCGGGGATGCCGTCCTGCCAGCCCTGGATCAGGCCGCGCAGCGGGAACTGGATCGTCTCGCCGCGGTTCCACGACGAGTCGAACTCCTCGCCGGAGTCGTACGCGACGCCGACGTAGTGGACGGTGACGGTGTCGCCGGCCTTGGCCTCGGCGCCCTCGCCGACGATGATGTCGCGGATGACGAGGTCGCTGGGAGCCGGGCCCTCGGGCGCGTCGATCTCGGGCTTCGTGCGGTTGTCGCTCATGCATCCATCCAAGCACGACAGCGGTCGCCGCGCGGGTCGTGTTCGCTCTCGGCGGGCCCGCCGCACCCGCCCGCGACAAGACTCAGCGCCCGGTGCCGCGGCGATGCCTGCGTGACTCCCGAGCGCTGAGTTGATCTGGCACCATCATTCCCGTCGGGCGATCACGGTGTCAAGAGCAGCGATCACGGCGCGAACAGCGCCGCCCGCGCGGCGGCGGCGCGCTCGAGCAGCATCCGCTCATCGGCCGCCGCATGCGGATCGCGGCCCGTGAGCGCCCGCTGGCGGGCGGCGGCGAGCGCCGTCGCGTCGGCGATGAAGCCGCGCATGAGACCGCGCCGGTCGCCGCGCAGCGTCGCCGCCCACTCCATCGCGGCGCGGCGCCCCCGGCTCGTCGTGAGCATGTCGACCTCCTGCGGCGTGAACCATCCGGCCGCGGCGTAGTCCGACAGCCGCGTGCGCGTCAGGCGCGACTCCTCGAGGCGCAGGAAGACGATGCCGAGGATGAACAGCACGAACAGCGGCACCTGCAGCATCAGGTAGAGGGCGAAGAAGTCGCCGAGGACGGCCGAGCCGTTCCACAGCGCGTGCAGGGCGATGGCTCCGGCGAGCCCCACCGCCCACGGTCCGAGCGCCGTGCCCACCGACGCGCCGCGGCGCACCGCCAGCCCGACGGCGAAGCCGGTCACGCTCGTGAACATGACGTGGGCGAACGGCGACAGGATCCCGCGCATGAAGAAGGTCGCCGACACGTCGGCGACACCGCCGTCGATGAGGCTGACGGCGAAGTACTGGATGTTCTCGGTGAACGCGAAGCCGGCGCCGATGAGCGCGCCGTAGACGATCCCGTCGACCGGTCCGTCGAACGCGCGGCGGCCCACCGCCAGGATCACGAGCAGTCCCAGCCCCTTGCCGATCTCCTCGACGACCGGCGCCTGGACGACGGCGGAGAGGACGTCGGCCGCCGGCGACGAGCTCTGCCCGAAGGCGATCACGAGCAGCAGGTCGACGCCCAGCGCGATGCCGACCGCCGCCACCGCACCCCACGCGACGGCCAGGACGAGCAGACCGCGCGGCTCGGGCTCCCAGCGGTCGACGATCCGCACCGCGAACAGCACACCCGCCAGCGGCAGCAGTGCCAGCACCATGCCGATGACCGACGCGGCGGGGCCGAGTGCGCTGAGGAAGTAGGCGATGAGGATCACCAGGACGATCAGCAGGATGCCGAACAGCCAGATCGGCGCCGAGCGGCCGGCGCGCGACGCCCGCGGCGCGGCGGCCGCCACGTGGGGCGCGCCCGCCGCGGGCGGGGCGATGTGCGCCGGCGCGGCGTGGCTGGGCTGAGCGAGCGGCGACGGGAAGGAGGGCGGCACCAGGGACGGTCGAGGCCGGCTCGACGGTTCGGGGAGCGTCATGGGGTCAGCCTAGGGGCCCTCGCCGGGCGTACCCCGACATGCGCCGAACCACGGACCTGCGCGCCGGTAGCGTTGACGGATGCGCTTCGCCCATGTCATCCGCTCCGGACACGACCATGCCCGCCTGGTGGCCGTCGACGGCGAGACGGCCGTCGACGTCGGTGCTCTCTTCGACGGCGCCCCTGCGACGCTCGAGGCGCTCATCGCCGGCGGCGATCCGCTGCTCGAGCGCGTGCGCGACGCGGTCGCGGCGGCGGGCGACCGGCATCCGCTCGAGGGCGTCGCCTACGCCTCCGCCGTCCTGGCGCCGCCGGTCGTCCTCGCGGTCGGTCTGAACTACGCCGCCCATTCGAGCGAGCTGGGGCTGAAGACCGACAACACCCCGACGGTGTTCGTGCTGTGGCCGAACTCACTGTCGGGTCACGAGCAGACCACGACGTGGCCGGCCGCGCTCAGCGAGTCGATCGACTACGAAGCCGAGCTCGGCGTCGTCATCGGCACGCCCGCGAAGGACGTCGCCGTCGAGGACGCCCTCGACCACGTGTGGGGCTACACGGTCGTCAACGACATCACCGCGCGCGACATCCAGTACTCCGAGGCGCAGTGGTCGCGCTGCAAGTCGTTCGACGGATTCACGCCGACCGGCCCGTTCGTCGTGACCGCCGACGAGGTGCCCGACCCGCAGGATCTGCACATCTGGACCGAACTGGACGGGCACAGGATGCAGGATGCCTCGACGGGCCAGATGGTGCGGTCGGTGGCGACCCTCGTCTCGCAGCTCTCGCAGGCCGCGACGCTGCTGCCCGGCACCCTCATCTCGACGGGAAGCCCCGGTGGGGCGGGATATTCGCGCGACCCGCAGGTATTCCTCCGCGACCGCTCCACGGTCACCGTCGGCATCGACGGCATCGGCGAGCTGACGACGCACTGCCGCATGCTTCGCTGACCTCCTCCGGAACGACGAAGGCGCCCCGCGGGGCGCCTTCGCTTCGACCGGATGCCGTCAGGGGCAGGTGATGGTGGTGCCGTCGCTGAGGATGTGCGTGCCCGAGCCGAGCTCCGCGCACACGCCGCCGAAGATCGCCAGGCCCGCAGCGCCGAGCGACAGGAACACGATGCCGATGATGATGCCCAGCACGATCGCCACCGAGCTGATGACGATGGCCGCGACCGCCCATCCGTTCGAGGCGCCCGCCTTCTTGCTCTGCACGAGCGCGATGATGCCGAGGATCAGCGCGATGAGGGCGAAGAAGAACGACAGGACGAACGCCACGATGCCCATCGTCCGGCCGGGGACGGGGGCGCCGGGCGCCGGAGCCCCGGGTGCGGGCGGGGGCGCGGAGGCGTACGCCGGGGGCGGGGTCGGTGCGCCTGCAGGCTGCTGTGCGGGGTTCTGCGGGTCGGTCATGGCGGCCTCTCGAAGTCGTCGGACGTGTCGAACCTATCGATGCGGCGGCGACGCGGGCAAGAGTTCCGTGCCGGGAACGCGCGGCATCGGCATCCGCTCCGCGCTCACTCCTCCGGACCGGCGACGAGATCCTCCACGGCCTGCACGGGAATGACCGCCGTGATCGCCTCGAGGCCCGACAGGCGCGCCGGCGACAGCTGCTTGGTGACCTCCTCGCGCGACATGAGCCCGGCCTCCACGACGAGGTCGGCGATATTGCGCCCGGTCAGCAGCGCCGTCTTGGCCAGCGCGGCCGCCGCCGCGTACCCGATGAACGGAGTCAGCGCCGTCACCACACCCACGGACGAGCCGACCATGGCGCCCAGGCGCTCGCGGTTGGCGGTGATGCCGTCGACGCAGTTGACGCGGAGCGTGCGCATGGCCCGCCGCATCCACGTGATCGACTGGAAGATCGAGTGCGCGATGATCGGCTCGAACGCGTTCAGCTGCAGCTGACCGCCCTCCGAGGCCATCGTCACCGTCGTGTCGGCACCGGCCACGGCGAAGGCGACCTGGTTCACGACCTCGGGGATGACAGGGTTGACCTTGCCGGGCATGATGCTCGACCCCGCCTGGCGGGCGGGGAGGTTGATCTCGCCGAAGCCCGCCTGCGGACCCGACGAGAGCAGGCGCAGGTCGTTGCTGATCTTCGACAGCTTGATCGCGTTTCGCTTGAGCGAAGCCGAGAACGACATGAACGACCCCGTGTCGCTCGTGGACTCGACCAGGTCGCTGGCGAGCACGAGATCGAGCCCGGTGATGGCACGCAGGTGCCGTACGACGGCACTCGCGTAGCCCCGGTGGGTCGTGATCCCGGTGCCGATCGCGGTGGCGCCCATGTTGACCTCGAACAGCAGATACGCGTTCTCGGTCAGGCGCTGGTGGTCGTAGCCGAGCGTCGAGGCGAAGCCGTTGAACTCCTGGCCGAGCGTCATCGGCACGGCATCCTGCAGCTGGGTGCGGCCGACCTTCAGCACGTCGTGGAACTCGCGGGCCTTGGCCAGGAACGACTGTCGCAGCAGGTCGAGCTCGTCCAGGAGCGACTGGAGGTCCAGGCTCAGCCCCACCTTGATCGCCGTGGGGTACACGTCGTTGGTGGACTGGCTGCGGTTGGTGTGGTCGATCGGCGAGAGGTACGCGTAGTCGGCCTTCTCGCGGCCGGCGAGCTCGAGGGCGATGTTGGTGATGACCTCGTTGGCGTTCATGTTCGTCGAGGTGCCCGCCCCGCCCTGCACGACACCGACGACGAACTGGTCGTGGTGCTCGCCGTCGATCACGAGCTGGGCGGCCCGGTCGATGAGGTCGGCGCGCTCAGCGTCGAGGACGCCGATCTCCTTGTTGGCGCGGGACGCCGCCTGCTTGACCATCGCGAGTCCCCGCACCAGGTCGCTGTAGACCGAGATCGGGCGTCGCGAGACGGGGAAGTTCTCCAGCGCGCGAGCGGTATGGATGCCCCAGTAGGCGTCGGCGGGGATCTCGAGGGATCCCAGGGAGTCGGTCTCGGTGCGGGTGCGCGTCATTGCGTCCAGAGCCATGTGCGAAGTCCTTGTGGGTCGCGGCGATGAGGGTTGTCCCGAGACTAACCCCGGCACGGCACGACACCGCTGTACACCACGGCGATCCGCGTCCGCCTGAATGGACACGATGGACGGTTCGGCAACGTCAGCGCTTGCGCGAGAACGCCTCGAGCCGCTCCTCGGGCGTGAGCGCGGCCATCTGCGCCGCCCACTCCTCAGTGAAGAACTCCCCCGTCGGCGCCTGGACGACCGGCACCACCGCGTGCGTGATCGTGTCGTCGTAGACGTGGACGAGATGGAACGACTGCGCCGCATCCATGCCGTTGACCTCCGCCCCGGGGCGGGCGAGGTTCATGGTGTAGCACGTCGCCGATGCGACGCTGACCGGCACGCCCGCGAAGGTCCCCGAAGTCGAGAAGTGCAGATGACCGGCGAGGATGCCGCGCACGTCGGTACCCGCGATGACATCGGCGAGGCGCTTCTGGTTGTGGAGCTCGAGGATCTCGAAGACCGGGATGTGGCTGGGCAGCGGCGGATGGTGCATCGCCAGCAGCGTCCCCAGCGGCGCAGGCGCCGCGAGCGTCTCGGCGAGCCAGGCGAGCTGCGCAGGATCGATGTCGCCGTGGTGCCATCCGGGGACGGTGGTGTCGAGCGCGATCAGTCGCAGGCCGCCGAGGTCGATGACGCGCGTGATCGGCTGCTCGGATGCATCCAGGTCCAGCAGCGCCGATCGCATGGCCGGCCGCTCGTCGTGATTGCCGGCGACCCACACCAGCGGCGCGTCCAGCCGCTGCGCGACCGGCTCGGCCGCGTTGCGCAGGGCGCGGTAGGCCTCGGGCTCGCCGAGATCGGTCAGGTCACCGGTGAACACGATCGCGTCGGGGCGGATGCGCAGCGCCTCGACGGCTTCGAGGGCCCGCGCGAAGTTCGCCGCCGTGTCGTACACGTCGCCCAGGCGCTTGGCGCCGGCGAGCAGATGCGTGTCGCTCAGATGCACGATCGTGCGCCGGGCCGGAGGATGCTGACCGAACTGCACAGGAGCCGCCGTCATGCCCCTCAGCCTAGATCGGGCCGGTGACCCGGTGCTCGGCTAACGTGGGCTCGTGAGTCCCGCAGACGCCCCCGCCGAGTCCGCCCGCCCCGTGCCGCCCGTCGCGCCGGCGCATCCGTCCGTCCGCAGCCACCACGGCGACGACATCGAGGACCGCTACGAGTGGTTCCGGGCCAAGGAGGACGCGGCGGTCACCTCCCATCTCGAGGCGGAGAACGCCTACACCGACCGGCGCACCGCCCACCTGGACGGACTGCGCGGCCGTATCTTCGACGAAATCAAGGGACGCACGCTCGAGACCGATCTCTCGGTGCCGGTGCGCCGCGGGCAGTGGTGGTACTACGGTCGCACCGTCGCAGGCAACCAGTACGGCATCCAGTGTCGCGCACCGCTCTCCTCGCCCGACGACTGGACCCCGCCGGAGCTCTCGCCCGACGTGCCGGTCCCCGGCGAGCAGGTGCTTCTGGACGGCAACGTCGAGGCCGACGGACACGAGTTCTTCTCGCTGGGCAGCTTCGAGGTCTCGAACGACGGCACGCGCATGCTCTACGGCGTCGACGTGGCCGGCGACGAACGGTACCTCATCCGCGTCCGCGATCTCACCACCGGCGAGCAGCTGCCCGACGAGATCCCCGACACGTTCGCCGGAGCCGGGTTCTCCCCCGACGGCCGCTTCATCGTCTACACGACCGTCGACGACGCGTGGCGCCCCGACACGGTGTGGCTGCACGAGCTCGGCACCCCCGTGGCCGACGACGCGCGCCTGTTCCACGAGCCGGACGAGCGCTACTGGGTCGGCGCGGGCTTCACCCGCAGCGACCGCTACCTCGTCATCGGGCTCGGCTCCTCCATCACGTCCGAGGAGTGGATCCTCGACGCCGACGACCTCCGCGGCGAGCCCCGCGTGGTGTGGCCCCGCCGAGAGGGCGTCGAGTACGAGGCCGAGCACGCAGTCGTGGACGGCGAGGACGTGCTGTTCGTCCTCCACAACGACGGCGCGCTCGACTTCGAGCTCGTGCGGGTCGCGGCATCCGATCCCTCCGGCCAGCGCACCACGGTCATCCCCCACCGGCCCGGCCGGCGGCTGCTCGGCATCTCCACGTTCCGCGACTGGGCGGTGCTCGCGTACCGCCGGTCGGGCCTCGCGCGCCTCGGACTGCTCGACTACGCCACCGGCGACGTCGACGAGCTCGAGTTCGACGAGCCGCTGTACGCCGTCGGCGGCGGCGGGAACCCCGAGTGGGCGCCGCCGGTGCTGCGCCTGGGCTACGGATCGTTTGTGACGCCGGCGACGGTGTACGACCTCGACCTCGCCACGCGCGAGCTCACGCTGCGCAAGCGTCAGCCGGTGCTCGGCGGGTACGACCCCGAGCTCTACGCGCAGCAGCGCGTGTGGGCGCGCGCGCAGGACGGCACGCAGATCCCGATCTCGCTGGTGTGGAAGCGCTCGTTCGGCGAAGCCGGCGCCGCGCCGCGCCCGCTGCACCTGTACGGCTACGGCTCGTACGAGCACTCCATCGAGCCGGCGTTCTCGGTCGCGCGCCTGTCGGAGCTCGACCGCGGCGTCGTGTTCGCGGTTGCCCACGTCCGCGGCGGCGGCGAGATGGGCCGCCAGTGGTACGAGGACGGCAAGCTGCTGAACAAGCGCAACACCTTCACCGACTTCGTCGACTGCGCCCTGCACCTCATCGACAACGGCTACACCACCGCCGACCGTATGGTCGCCGAAGGCGGCTCGGCCGGTGGCCTGCTGATGGGGGCCGTCGCCAACCTCGCGCCCGAGCTGTTCGCCGGCATCCTGGCCGACGTGCCGTTCGTCGACGCGCTGACGACCATCCTCGACCCGTCGCTGCCGCTGACCGTCATCGAATGGGACGAGTGGGGCGATCCGCTCCATGACCCCGACGTCTACGCGTACATGAAGTCCTACTCGCCGTACGAGAACGTGCGGACCGACGTCGCGTATCCGCGCATCCTCGCTGTCACGTCGCTCAACGACACGCGCGTGCTCTACGTCGAGCCGGCGAAGTGGGTCGCGCGGCTGCGCGAAGTCGGCGCCGACGCCCTGCTCAAGTGCGAGATGGTCGCCGGACACGGCGGCGTCTCGGGCCGCTACAACGCCTGGCGCGAGCGCGCGTTCGAGCTGGCCTGGCTGCTCGACGTGCTCGGCGTCGCCGACGCGTAGCCAAGCAGCGCCGGCAGCCCCTGCAGTCCTCGCAGCACCCGTGTCCCACTTCTAGTCGCCTGAGCCGCGCAGTTGCGGCCAGAAGTGGGACATGATCACAACGGATGCCGACACGCAGGGCGCCGTGTCCCACTTTCGACCACCTGAACGCGGTCGTTGCGGCCAGAAGTGGGACATGATCACAACGGATGCCGACACGCAGGGCGCCGTGTCCCACTTTCGGCCGCCTGAACGCGGTCGTTGCGGCCAGAAGTGGGACATGATCACAACGGATGCCGCGCGCAGGGCGCCGTGTCCCACTTTCGGCCGCCTGAACGCGGTCGTTGCGGCCAGAAGTGGGACATGGAACGCGGGTTGGCGCGGGCTCAGCGGCCTGGAGTCCACCCGGCTCGCAGGAGCGCGTCGCGGACTTTGTGGACGGCGACGGCCCCGCTTCCCCTCATGTGGTGTTTCATGATGCGCACGTGGTCCCACCCCTGCTCTCGGATGCGGTCCCATCGGTCGCCGTCCTTCGCGAACTGCTCCGGATCGTCTGCATGCACACGCCCGTCGTACTCCGGCGTCACCTTCCACCGGGGGTATGCCAGATCCAGCTCCGCGACGAACCGGCCCGACACGTCGCGAAGGATCCAGTTGATGTGCGGCTCCGGCAGTCCGGACCGAACGAGCAGCAGCCGCAGCCGCGTCTCGCGGGCTGACCGCACGCCGATGCGCACGTCGGCGAGAGCGCGCTTGAGGATGCCGCCGCGCACGTCTCCCATGATCTCGACCTCGTCGCGCAGCTCTTCCGTCGTCGCCAGCGGTGTGTCACCGGTGACGAGGAAGTCGGCGGCGGCGATGAGATCGTCCAGTGCCCACAGCGTCCCGGTCTGACGCCATGCACGGGCCGGACTCTCGACCGCGAAGCCCTGCGGTCCGGGGACGGCGAGGTTGTTGCGGCGCTGCAGCCGATGCCCGACCACACCCGCCACGCGGGGTTCGCGCTGCGGTCGGTGCGCCGAGACGTGCAACCGGGGGCGGTAGGGCCACTCCGGCATCGGCGCCCCGTGCAGGAAGAGGGCGGTCTCGTGGCTGTAGAACTGCCCGTCGCGAACGCGCGGCCCGTAGTGCCGACACAATCGCAGCAGCGGATAATCACCCTCCGGCTGGACTCCTGTGCTCCTCACCCCGGGGAAAGGCGCGCGCAGATCCGTCCGCCGAAGACGGGCCCGCGAGAGACCCTGCGCCATCGCATCCCGCACAGCGAAGTCAGCCGGCAGATCATCGGGAAGCGGCGCGGGTCGAGGCATCCGCCCACTCTCGCGTCCGCCGGGATCCGGACGCGGCCCTCCACAGCCGCATGGCCGAACGGCGCCTCAGCGCCACCCTGTGGAGGACGCCCCGCCCTCTCCCGGCGCCCCAGAACAACCGTGTCCCACTTCTAGCCGCCCGCGAGGCGCGGGAGCGGCAAGAAGTGGGACACGGATGAACGTGAGAGGCGCGGCGGGATCAGCCGAAGAGCGCGGCGGCCTCGTCGTAGCGGTAGCGCGGGACGGTGTTCAGCTCGCCGAGGGCGTCGGCGAACGGCACGCGCACGATGTCCGTGCCGCGGAGGGCCACCATCTGGCCCCACGCGCCGTCCACGACGGCATCCGCCGCGTGCAGGCCGAGGCGGGTCGCGAGGACCCGGTCGAAGCCCGAGGGCGAACCGCCGCGCTGGATGTGGCCCAGCACGGTGGCGCGGGTCTCGATGCCCGTCATGCGCTCGATCTCGGGGGCGAGGATCTCTCCGATGCCGCCGAGGCGCGGACGGTTGAAGGCGTCGAGGCCCTTGTCGCTGTAGGCCTCGTCCATGCCGGTGATCGTGAAGCCCTCCGATACGACCACGAGCGGCGCACGGCCGCGGTCATGGGCCGACGTCACCTGAGCGGCGATCTCGTCGATCGACATCGGGACCTCCGGGATGCAGATGACGTGCGCGCCCGAGGCGACACCCGCGTGCAGTGCGATCCAGCCGACGTGGCGGCCCATCACCTCGGCGACCATGCACCGCTGGTGCGAGTCGCCGGTCGTGCGGAGGCGGTCCATCGCGTCCGTGGCGATGTTGACGGCGGTGTCGAAGCCGAACGAGTAGTCGGTCGCGCGCAGGTCGTTGTCGATCGTCTTCGGGACGCCGAGCACATTGATGCCGTCATTGGCCAGGCGGTTCGCGGCGGCGAGCGTACCCTCTCCGCCGATGGCGATGATGCCGTCGAGGCGGTGCCCGTACATCGTCTTGGAGATGTTCTCGGCGCCGCCGCGCGGTCCCTCGTACGGGTTGGTGCGGCTCGTGCCCAGGATCGTGCCGCCGACCTTGGACAGGCCCTTGACCTCGTGACGGGTCAGCGGGAAGAAGTCGCCGTCGACCACGCCTCGCCAGCCGTCGCGGATCCCGACGAACTCCAGATCGTAGGTCGTCGTGCCCTTGAGCACAACGCCGCGGATCACGGCGTTCAGGCCGGGGCAGTCGCCTCCGCTGGTCAGGATGCCGATCTTCATGTGTGGTCCTTGCTGTCGGGGTGCTACGAGGCGGCGACACTGCCACTCACGACCCTAATGCCGGATGCCGCCGCCTGGCCACAAACCAGGCGACGGCATCCGGACCGGCGGGACGAAGGTCCTACTCGCCTCCGAGGGCCTGCCGGAGCAGGTGCATGAGGGCCGACAGCTGCACGGAGTCGCTGGACTGCGGGTCGACGGCGTCGCCGTCGAGCGCGCGCTGGGCCAGGCCCTGCTTGGAGTCGATGAGCTCGGCGATCTTCGTGTCGATCGTGTGCGCGGCGATGATGCGCCACGCCGTCACCGGCTCGTCCTGCCCGATGCGGTGGACGCGGTCGATCGCCTGCGTCTGCTCGGCCGCGGTCCAGCTGAGCTCGGCCAGCACGACGTTCGAGGCCGCCTGCATGTTCAGGCCGACACCGGCGGCCGTCAGCGAGCACACCGCGATCCCGACGTCGGGGTCGGCGTTGAACGCGTCGATCGCCTGCTGCCGCGCGGGCGTGGACTGATCACCGCGGATCGAGACCGTGCGCAGTCCCGCGGCGGCGAAGTGCGCCTCGGCGGCGTCCATGACGTCGATGTGCTTGGCGAAGAACACGACCTTGTCGACCGAGCGCTGCAGCTGCAGCGCGTAGTCCGCTGCGAGCAGGGCCTTGGCCTGGCCGATGCGGCGCACCATCGTGAAGACGTTGTCCGAGCCGGTGCCGGCGGCCTTGGACTCCTCGAGCTCGTTGTGGGCGACCAGACGCACGATGTCGTCGTCGATCTCGCCGGGGGCGAGCCCACGGTCGCCGCGCGCCTCGATGATGCGGCGGTACTTCGCGGCGAGCCGCTCCCCCAGCTCCTTCTCGGCCTGGCGGATGGACCGGCCGTACTCGTCGTCGAGCTCGACGGGAAGGTCGGCGATCAGCTTGTCGGGCAGGTCCGCGGCGACGTCCTTCTTCTTGCGCCGGACGATGCCGAGCGAGATGACGGCCTCGCGCGCCTCGGGATAGAACGCCTTGTCGGCAGGGGTGAGACCGGTCGCGTCGAGCTTCTCCATGAGCTCGGGGCCCGGCTTCTCGCCGTTGGTCCAGCCGAGGAAGCGCCAGATGGCGTCGAAGTCC from Microbacter sp. GSS18 harbors:
- a CDS encoding aspartate ammonia-lyase, with product MALDAMTRTRTETDSLGSLEIPADAYWGIHTARALENFPVSRRPISVYSDLVRGLAMVKQAASRANKEIGVLDAERADLIDRAAQLVIDGEHHDQFVVGVVQGGAGTSTNMNANEVITNIALELAGREKADYAYLSPIDHTNRSQSTNDVYPTAIKVGLSLDLQSLLDELDLLRQSFLAKAREFHDVLKVGRTQLQDAVPMTLGQEFNGFASTLGYDHQRLTENAYLLFEVNMGATAIGTGITTHRGYASAVVRHLRAITGLDLVLASDLVESTSDTGSFMSFSASLKRNAIKLSKISNDLRLLSSGPQAGFGEINLPARQAGSSIMPGKVNPVIPEVVNQVAFAVAGADTTVTMASEGGQLQLNAFEPIIAHSIFQSITWMRRAMRTLRVNCVDGITANRERLGAMVGSSVGVVTALTPFIGYAAAAALAKTALLTGRNIADLVVEAGLMSREEVTKQLSPARLSGLEAITAVIPVQAVEDLVAGPEE
- a CDS encoding PrsW family intramembrane metalloprotease, with translation MTLPEPSSRPRPSLVPPSFPSPLAQPSHAAPAHIAPPAAGAPHVAAAAPRASRAGRSAPIWLFGILLIVLVILIAYFLSALGPAASVIGMVLALLPLAGVLFAVRIVDRWEPEPRGLLVLAVAWGAVAAVGIALGVDLLLVIAFGQSSSPAADVLSAVVQAPVVEEIGKGLGLLVILAVGRRAFDGPVDGIVYGALIGAGFAFTENIQYFAVSLIDGGVADVSATFFMRGILSPFAHVMFTSVTGFAVGLAVRRGASVGTALGPWAVGLAGAIALHALWNGSAVLGDFFALYLMLQVPLFVLFILGIVFLRLEESRLTRTRLSDYAAAGWFTPQEVDMLTTSRGRRAAMEWAATLRGDRRGLMRGFIADATALAAARQRALTGRDPHAAADERMLLERAAAARAALFAP
- a CDS encoding FKBP-type peptidyl-prolyl cis-trans isomerase, producing the protein MSDNRTKPEIDAPEGPAPSDLVIRDIIVGEGAEAKAGDTVTVHYVGVAYDSGEEFDSSWNRGETIQFPLRGLIQGWQDGIPGMKVGGRRELVIPPHLAYGPAGGHFLGGKTLIFVIDLVAVG
- a CDS encoding S9 family peptidase, which codes for MSPADAPAESARPVPPVAPAHPSVRSHHGDDIEDRYEWFRAKEDAAVTSHLEAENAYTDRRTAHLDGLRGRIFDEIKGRTLETDLSVPVRRGQWWYYGRTVAGNQYGIQCRAPLSSPDDWTPPELSPDVPVPGEQVLLDGNVEADGHEFFSLGSFEVSNDGTRMLYGVDVAGDERYLIRVRDLTTGEQLPDEIPDTFAGAGFSPDGRFIVYTTVDDAWRPDTVWLHELGTPVADDARLFHEPDERYWVGAGFTRSDRYLVIGLGSSITSEEWILDADDLRGEPRVVWPRREGVEYEAEHAVVDGEDVLFVLHNDGALDFELVRVAASDPSGQRTTVIPHRPGRRLLGISTFRDWAVLAYRRSGLARLGLLDYATGDVDELEFDEPLYAVGGGGNPEWAPPVLRLGYGSFVTPATVYDLDLATRELTLRKRQPVLGGYDPELYAQQRVWARAQDGTQIPISLVWKRSFGEAGAAPRPLHLYGYGSYEHSIEPAFSVARLSELDRGVVFAVAHVRGGGEMGRQWYEDGKLLNKRNTFTDFVDCALHLIDNGYTTADRMVAEGGSAGGLLMGAVANLAPELFAGILADVPFVDALTTILDPSLPLTVIEWDEWGDPLHDPDVYAYMKSYSPYENVRTDVAYPRILAVTSLNDTRVLYVEPAKWVARLREVGADALLKCEMVAGHGGVSGRYNAWRERAFELAWLLDVLGVADA
- a CDS encoding 6-phosphofructokinase; the encoded protein is MKIGILTSGGDCPGLNAVIRGVVLKGTTTYDLEFVGIRDGWRGVVDGDFFPLTRHEVKGLSKVGGTILGTSRTNPYEGPRGGAENISKTMYGHRLDGIIAIGGEGTLAAANRLANDGINVLGVPKTIDNDLRATDYSFGFDTAVNIATDAMDRLRTTGDSHQRCMVAEVMGRHVGWIALHAGVASGAHVICIPEVPMSIDEIAAQVTSAHDRGRAPLVVVSEGFTITGMDEAYSDKGLDAFNRPRLGGIGEILAPEIERMTGIETRATVLGHIQRGGSPSGFDRVLATRLGLHAADAVVDGAWGQMVALRGTDIVRVPFADALGELNTVPRYRYDEAAALFG
- a CDS encoding YceI family protein — protein: MTDTATISVPGYKAGTWVLDPSHSEVTFSVRHMMISKVRGTFGVKSATIVAPENPLEAKVEATVDVASIDTKDEGRDNHLRSGDFFDVETHPSMTFVSTGTRYEDGEFLVDGDLTIRGVSKPATFTLEFGGFGTDPWGNYKAGATATTVIDREEFGLTWNAALETGGVLVGKDVTISLDLQGALQQD
- a CDS encoding phosphodiesterase; its protein translation is MTAAPVQFGQHPPARRTIVHLSDTHLLAGAKRLGDVYDTAANFARALEAVEALRIRPDAIVFTGDLTDLGEPEAYRALRNAAEPVAQRLDAPLVWVAGNHDERPAMRSALLDLDASEQPITRVIDLGGLRLIALDTTVPGWHHGDIDPAQLAWLAETLAAPAPLGTLLAMHHPPLPSHIPVFEILELHNQKRLADVIAGTDVRGILAGHLHFSTSGTFAGVPVSVASATCYTMNLARPGAEVNGMDAAQSFHLVHVYDDTITHAVVPVVQAPTGEFFTEEWAAQMAALTPEERLEAFSRKR
- a CDS encoding fumarylacetoacetate hydrolase family protein, producing the protein MRFAHVIRSGHDHARLVAVDGETAVDVGALFDGAPATLEALIAGGDPLLERVRDAVAAAGDRHPLEGVAYASAVLAPPVVLAVGLNYAAHSSELGLKTDNTPTVFVLWPNSLSGHEQTTTWPAALSESIDYEAELGVVIGTPAKDVAVEDALDHVWGYTVVNDITARDIQYSEAQWSRCKSFDGFTPTGPFVVTADEVPDPQDLHIWTELDGHRMQDASTGQMVRSVATLVSQLSQAATLLPGTLISTGSPGGAGYSRDPQVFLRDRSTVTVGIDGIGELTTHCRMLR